From the genome of Sulfitobacter sp. DSM 110093, one region includes:
- a CDS encoding transposase: MERSTEFLSNIDLVVGPRGHRRWPDAVKAQIVAETLVEGASVDAVARRYDMRANHLSEWRRMAREGKLVLPALAEEPSFAALIVREDVDVAPEPAQLSPLDLICGAVTVRLDARTSAARIAEIARALNAPS, translated from the coding sequence ATGGAGCGCTCAACGGAGTTTCTCAGTAACATTGATTTGGTTGTGGGCCCGCGTGGTCACCGCCGGTGGCCGGATGCGGTGAAGGCGCAAATTGTGGCCGAGACGCTGGTGGAGGGTGCCTCGGTGGACGCAGTTGCGCGGCGGTATGACATGCGGGCCAATCATTTGTCGGAATGGCGGCGCATGGCCCGGGAGGGCAAGCTGGTTCTGCCTGCTTTGGCTGAAGAACCGAGCTTTGCAGCGCTGATTGTGCGCGAGGATGTCGATGTGGCACCTGAACCTGCGCAGCTGTCGCCGTTGGATCTGATATGTGGTGCTGTCACCGTGCGATTGGATGCAAGAACATCAGCGGCGCGCATTGCCGAGATTGCTCGCGCCTTGAATGCGCCCTCATGA
- a CDS encoding TRAP transporter small permease produces the protein MTRPPAFVTGVIRAADQALVALEALLVLVLAAMIVLVFSNVVLRYGFDSGITVTDEISRMMFVWLAFVGAIAVSRRHQQLGVDFVVEALPKGPQRLVRVIGNLAILFSALVLVIGAWGQMQLNWINTAPVSGLPTAITYAAPWLGGIGIAVIALCNALGAAFGLPPAAHHEESAGA, from the coding sequence ATGACCCGTCCCCCCGCCTTTGTGACGGGCGTGATCCGCGCCGCCGATCAAGCGCTTGTGGCGCTCGAAGCGCTGTTGGTGCTGGTGCTGGCGGCGATGATAGTGCTGGTCTTCAGCAATGTGGTCCTGCGCTACGGGTTCGACAGCGGCATCACCGTGACCGACGAAATTAGCCGCATGATGTTCGTCTGGCTCGCCTTTGTCGGTGCAATCGCGGTGTCGCGGCGACACCAGCAGCTTGGCGTCGATTTCGTGGTCGAGGCATTACCCAAGGGGCCGCAGCGCCTAGTGCGGGTGATTGGAAATCTAGCCATCCTGTTCAGCGCGCTGGTTCTGGTGATCGGCGCATGGGGGCAGATGCAGCTCAATTGGATCAACACCGCGCCGGTGTCTGGCCTGCCGACGGCGATCACCTATGCCGCGCCCTGGTTGGGCGGGATCGGCATTGCGGTGATCGCGCTTTGCAACGCGCTTGGCGCGGCCTTTGGGCTGCCCCCAGCGGCGCATCATGAAGAAAGCGCCGGCGCATGA
- a CDS encoding TRAP transporter large permease subunit produces the protein MSVILIFLGVLLVAIAAGVPIAFGLMLAGIAMLWQIGFLDWQSIALQMTNSADSFPLLAIPFFLLAGEIMNAGGLSKRLVNLGLALVGHLRGGLGYVAIVTAVLLASLSGSAIADTAVLAGMLVPIMRKSGYPMGRASGLIASGGIIAPVIPPSIGYIVFGVAGNVSITRLFLSGIVPGLAMALALTLTWWLMCRREDMEKLPRQSGPEIWSAFLSALVALMLPVIIVGGLKFGVFTPTEAGVVACVYAIFAGAVIYREITLKALYACMINAVRTTAAVMLLIAAAGITAYAITIAGVPQQLAGLLGPLGDNQVLLMLAMVVIVIAVGTALDFIPTILVLTPVLLPIAKQAGIDPVYFGVVFMMSAAIGLLTPPVGAVLNVVCAVAKQRYSDVVRGVAPFILVQIALLLLLVLFPQIVIIPGQWLH, from the coding sequence ATGAGTGTCATCTTGATCTTTCTCGGCGTCCTTCTGGTCGCCATCGCCGCAGGCGTGCCCATCGCCTTTGGCCTGATGCTCGCTGGCATCGCAATGCTGTGGCAGATTGGCTTTCTTGACTGGCAATCCATTGCGCTGCAGATGACCAACAGCGCCGACAGCTTTCCGCTGTTGGCGATCCCCTTCTTCCTTCTCGCAGGCGAAATTATGAATGCTGGCGGGCTGTCAAAGCGGTTGGTGAACCTTGGCCTAGCACTCGTAGGGCACCTGCGAGGCGGTCTTGGCTACGTCGCCATTGTCACTGCCGTTCTGCTAGCCAGCCTATCGGGTTCCGCCATCGCAGACACGGCCGTCCTTGCCGGGATGCTAGTGCCGATCATGCGCAAATCGGGTTATCCCATGGGACGGGCTTCGGGGTTGATTGCTTCTGGTGGCATCATTGCTCCCGTCATCCCACCGTCCATCGGTTACATCGTGTTCGGCGTCGCAGGCAATGTGTCGATTACACGACTGTTCCTATCGGGCATCGTACCCGGCCTCGCCATGGCGCTGGCGCTCACCTTGACGTGGTGGCTGATGTGCCGCCGCGAGGACATGGAGAAGCTCCCTCGCCAGTCCGGACCTGAGATCTGGTCCGCATTTTTATCCGCGTTAGTTGCGCTGATGCTGCCAGTGATCATAGTCGGCGGGCTCAAGTTTGGTGTATTCACCCCAACCGAGGCGGGGGTAGTCGCCTGCGTATACGCTATCTTTGCCGGTGCTGTTATCTATCGGGAAATAACCCTGAAGGCGCTCTATGCCTGCATGATCAACGCCGTACGCACCACCGCCGCGGTGATGCTGTTGATCGCTGCTGCCGGGATCACCGCCTATGCGATCACCATCGCGGGCGTGCCACAACAACTTGCTGGTTTGCTCGGGCCATTGGGCGACAACCAAGTCCTGTTAATGCTTGCAATGGTAGTTATCGTAATCGCTGTGGGAACTGCACTAGACTTCATTCCGACGATCTTAGTGCTGACCCCGGTGTTGCTACCCATCGCGAAACAGGCGGGCATTGACCCAGTTTATTTCGGCGTCGTCTTCATGATGTCAGCAGCCATCGGCTTGCTTACCCCGCCGGTGGGCGCTGTGCTCAACGTGGTCTGTGCGGTCGCCAAGCAACGCTATTCCGACGTGGTGCGGGGGGTTGCGCCTTTCATTCTGGTCCAGATCGCGCTGCTGCTACTACTGGTGCTTTTCCCGCAAATCGTAATTATTCCTGGCCAGTGGCTGCACTGA
- the otnC gene encoding 3-oxo-tetronate 4-phosphate decarboxylase: MSGTISEATKSRDRICAVGKSIFDRGLTFGSTGNISVRLSDGSMLMTPTNASLGALDPARLSRFDASGAFLDGDKPTKESFLHMCMYCQRPHSNAVVHLHSTHSVAVSTLSDVDPADVLPPLTAYYVMRVGRLPLIPYFAPGDEMLARAVEEEAGENHAVLLANHGPVVAGRSLEEAQYATEELEETARLFLLLQGHRTRPLTSAQVAVLRKK, from the coding sequence ATGAGCGGAACCATTTCTGAGGCCACCAAGTCGCGCGACCGTATCTGCGCCGTAGGCAAGTCGATATTCGACAGGGGCTTGACCTTTGGCTCGACTGGAAACATCAGCGTCAGACTGTCTGACGGATCGATGCTCATGACGCCGACTAATGCGTCTCTGGGCGCGCTTGATCCTGCTAGGCTGTCGCGATTCGACGCGTCGGGCGCCTTTTTGGATGGCGACAAACCTACCAAGGAATCGTTCTTGCACATGTGCATGTACTGTCAGCGGCCTCATTCGAACGCGGTGGTTCACCTGCATTCGACCCACTCAGTCGCCGTGAGTACGTTGTCCGATGTCGATCCAGCCGATGTCTTGCCTCCGCTTACCGCTTATTACGTCATGCGTGTCGGACGCCTGCCGCTGATCCCATATTTTGCGCCAGGTGACGAAATGCTTGCCCGCGCCGTCGAAGAAGAGGCGGGCGAAAACCACGCGGTGCTGCTGGCCAATCACGGCCCAGTGGTTGCCGGTCGCTCCCTTGAGGAAGCTCAATATGCGACCGAAGAACTGGAGGAAACAGCACGTCTTTTCTTATTGTTGCAAGGGCACCGGACGCGGCCTCTCACATCGGCCCAAGTTGCAGTCCTGCGCAAAAAGTAG
- the otnK gene encoding 3-oxo-tetronate kinase, protein MILGAIADDLTGATDLALILSRNGMRVVQVIGVPASLDAIAQKADAVVVALKSRTIPADQAIATSLAAARALKAAGARQLFFKYCSTFDSTDSGNIGPVAAALMEEVGTDTTIVCPSFPENGRTVYKGHLFVFDQLISDSPMKDHPLTPMRDSDLVQVLSRQTDKPVHLIPHETVQQGHEAIVGALRPGLSIIDAITDHDLQTIGRAVADLPLITGGSAAAMGLPKVYRERGLVGALSPGAGFTAPHGRGVILAGSCSAMTRRQIIAAKKAGVSTLHLDALKIASGETTRETVVDFVEAQSAATPPLVYSSADPAVVAQAQAELGQMRAGEIVEDLLAGVATRLAAQGFTRIISAGGETSGAVVAALGISALQIGPEIDPGVPWVAALDSERPLCLALKSGNFGSEDFFIKAWGMLA, encoded by the coding sequence ATGATCCTCGGAGCTATCGCGGACGACCTCACCGGCGCAACCGACCTTGCGCTGATTCTGTCCCGGAACGGGATGCGTGTAGTGCAAGTTATAGGCGTACCGGCCAGCCTTGATGCTATCGCACAGAAGGCCGATGCTGTCGTCGTCGCCTTGAAATCACGCACTATTCCCGCTGACCAGGCTATTGCGACAAGCCTCGCCGCTGCCCGGGCCCTAAAGGCAGCCGGCGCGCGGCAATTGTTTTTCAAATACTGCTCTACTTTCGATTCGACTGATTCAGGCAATATCGGCCCAGTGGCGGCAGCCTTAATGGAAGAAGTTGGCACGGACACCACCATCGTCTGCCCGTCTTTTCCCGAAAACGGGCGGACGGTCTACAAAGGTCATCTGTTTGTATTCGATCAACTGATCTCGGACAGCCCCATGAAGGACCATCCCCTGACCCCAATGCGCGATTCCGACTTGGTCCAGGTTCTGTCACGGCAGACCGACAAGCCCGTGCATCTAATCCCGCACGAGACGGTCCAGCAGGGCCATGAAGCAATCGTCGGAGCTCTTCGGCCAGGCCTTTCCATCATTGACGCGATCACCGACCACGACCTGCAAACCATCGGGCGGGCGGTGGCGGATTTGCCGCTAATCACGGGCGGCTCGGCTGCCGCCATGGGCCTGCCAAAGGTCTATCGCGAGCGCGGGTTAGTTGGTGCCCTCTCGCCTGGCGCGGGTTTTACCGCGCCGCACGGGCGCGGCGTGATCCTTGCCGGCTCATGCTCTGCCATGACCCGGCGCCAGATTATCGCTGCGAAAAAAGCCGGCGTTTCAACGCTGCACCTTGATGCACTAAAGATCGCCAGTGGCGAGACCACGCGCGAAACGGTAGTGGATTTCGTCGAAGCACAGAGCGCCGCCACGCCACCTTTGGTCTATTCTAGCGCCGATCCTGCCGTAGTGGCTCAGGCTCAGGCGGAACTAGGCCAGATGCGCGCAGGCGAGATTGTAGAGGATCTGTTGGCGGGCGTGGCCACGCGCCTTGCCGCGCAGGGCTTTACACGCATCATCTCGGCTGGGGGCGAGACCTCGGGTGCGGTGGTCGCTGCGCTTGGAATATCGGCGCTGCAGATCGGCCCAGAGATCGACCCAGGCGTGCCTTGGGTTGCCGCGCTGGATTCAGAGCGACCTTTGTGCCTCGCGCTCAAATCGGGCAATTTCGGAAGCGAAGATTTCTTCATCAAAGCTTGGGGCATGTTGGCATGA
- the tnpB gene encoding IS66 family insertion sequence element accessory protein TnpB (TnpB, as the term is used for proteins encoded by IS66 family insertion elements, is considered an accessory protein, since TnpC, encoded by a neighboring gene, is a DDE family transposase.) codes for MMFPSNRVRIVVATKPVDFRKGHDGLAALVKNELRKDPFTGTVFVFRSKRADRLKLLYWDGTGLVMAYKRLEEHIFTWPAIKDGLMALNHAQFEALFSGLDWRKVRALSARPPTAAE; via the coding sequence ATGATGTTCCCTTCAAACCGGGTGCGGATCGTTGTGGCGACCAAGCCGGTAGACTTCCGCAAAGGTCATGACGGTCTGGCAGCGCTTGTCAAAAACGAGTTACGCAAAGACCCCTTTACGGGGACCGTATTTGTGTTCCGCTCGAAACGGGCAGATCGGCTGAAGCTGTTGTATTGGGACGGCACCGGGCTGGTCATGGCTTACAAGAGGCTGGAGGAGCATATCTTCACCTGGCCTGCCATCAAAGATGGCTTGATGGCGCTGAACCACGCCCAGTTTGAAGCGCTATTCTCAGGATTGGACTGGCGGAAAGTAAGGGCTTTGTCCGCGCGTCCGCCGACTGCGGCAGAATGA